Proteins encoded by one window of Xiphias gladius isolate SHS-SW01 ecotype Sanya breed wild chromosome 15, ASM1685928v1, whole genome shotgun sequence:
- the c1qtnf6b gene encoding complement C1q tumor necrosis factor-related protein 1, whose amino-acid sequence MLEVCSRLLLLLPLVCCALSPSRPPSRLCRRCCDHPEPLADTPQYQTPEVRTVINMTILKGDKGDKGDKGTPGKPGLEGPPGYQGPLGPKGSKGQAGAPGDACKIPQSSFSVGRRKSLHSIDYYQALVFDTVFVNLHDHFNMFKGKFYCYVPGIYFFNVNIHTWNFKETYLHLMHNDKEQVILYAQPSERSIMQSQSVMLDLALNDEVWVRLYKRERENAIYSDDVDVYITFNGYLVAPSIQ is encoded by the exons ATGTTGGAGGTGTGTTCGAGGCTGCTTTTGCTCCTCCCCCTGGTTTGTTGTGCCCTCTCCCCCTCTAGACCCCCTTCCAGACTCTGCAGGCGGTGCTGCGACCACCCGGAGCCGCTAGCAGACACACCCCAATACCAGACGCCAGAGGTCCGCACTGTGATCAACATGACCATCCTCAAGG GTGATAAAGGAGACAAAGGTGATAAAGGTACACCTGGAAAACCGGGTCTGGAGGGCCCTCCCGGCTACCAAGGACCCTTGGGCCCTAAAGGCAGTAAAGGCCAGGCGGGTGCCCCCGGAGACGCCTGCAAAATCCCTCAGTCTTCCTTCTCAGTGGGACGTCGAAAGTCCCTGCACAGCATCGACTACTATCAGGCACTGGTCTTTGACACGGTGTTCGTCAACCTCCACGACCACTTCAACATGTTCAAGGGCAAGTTCTACTGCTACGTGCCGGGGATCTACTTCTTCAACGTCAACATCCATACCTGGAACTTCAAGGAGACCTACCTTCACCTGATGCACAATGACAAGGAGCAGGTGATCCTGTACGCTCAGCCCAGCGAAAGGTCCATCATGCAGAGTCAGAGTGTTATGCTGGATCTGGCGCTGAATGACGAGGTGTGGGTCCGACTCTacaagagggagagggagaacgCCATTTACAGTGACGACGTGGATGTTTACATCACCTTCAATGGGTACCTGGTGGCACCTAGCATCCAGTGA